Proteins from a genomic interval of Sander vitreus isolate 19-12246 chromosome 6, sanVit1, whole genome shotgun sequence:
- the plekhg4b gene encoding pleckstrin homology domain-containing family G member 4B isoform X1, translated as MLSLGKMHSRAKSRSCDNYLSIKDTESLDSCIQSTLSALYRPFSVTAATVLWQLFSVVERQYRGDGLRCLIDFLLPAKRILQIIQQETCVRFRGLLFYHEGWPLCIHEKVVLQLAPLHKVRLKQGDFYLQIVPLGRKTAKLVIKCLSVSGQAITEVPIAESMYGSVFTAEFLQNVTRDRNLHPLQNCLLTTGTAVYRTPWKNVVNPLFVSSTADAIMQARCSRGGFRGHLSTCSTSGSTGTLDSHRSSRESLHSQGADSIFSEPTSPNTHHMDPSSEKHSVGAPDTAAPIIKIERPTEESGIGSEDSGGRERGSKMLSFSTDLSNPGPRRRLPRDSVSFESRRLFRKSYMEALQNPMSLGSSSESILEESPEHSAGLRESPVTPGSSPDTRTSSREHLSWRLGSRSWLSGDDSRPSTPLLYLQRGLRSAERRAERRSKSLERTNKAGQVKGYRERSSSGGSASTSPKKLMNGYSLRFGKLDVEAAFPGSERRSSKEESGQCDDIISSESRRHRHSGEESHSPKAANGTAIRPASQSGSSYERNSALPKLVSGVNQELLTSGAVILPGNRDRSGRAVLQVCTRDQVWAGESCTVNDLTCLLGYYYSTLRKERCDQGLTVVIDSRRQQPVPALLSSLSELQALAPNALYTVLFLVDKETTAKPERDTNVQTETLSSLKALLKHIDQTQLTRDLEGTFHYDHNHWISFRQKIDPFASSCSAAISSLQESISTLSNSGNLKTSKEVSEVMEQQRHLMKCVLDDTRLNRLRLEGGTVLARIRKEEAGDNENYRDAVDMLNALYNQVDEEVHKLVILSNKSQKQLESLLEVRMFEEQTQQIKLWFSVEGEKQLTPLELQTLSVPKVKEMRESLDQFLEESVHQQRHGLQLVKKSPESLPGSVLLDFKQHLGSILSSVERRKAQLDILTNLYDFYDSANQWMEHCQDYFCQLSLDSTGVGHSPSVVQILQDYYTEASKFSMDNFSTLNDMVLSLESPQQLQQWNTVWHKCQQTKQQLEETLARAMAAAPNLTAVDTTDSIKTAGSQIATTEQRGAKACVLLPVAIPPLTFEDNKPHSAGPFSKSPTSSISSSHFTFSPDCDSKLRQSPSLFDDTDSDCTIDSTISCHSEPVYSGAARLRKQPMKKIMKKTMSYELTPRDSGHSDVSHIHGYTGVYIKGLEVANNVSAEKKLQRPDMTSPALGRSRSMSTPSRTHSRHSDGDGKKQSSKVQHIMDEMISTEREYVRSLSYIIEHYFPEMERLDLPQDLRGKRGIIFGNVEKLWDFHSQYFLKELESCAHSPLSISSCFLRHEDQFGMYALYSKNKPQSDALLSSHGNEFFKNKQMELGDKMDLASYLLKPIQRMSKYALLLKDLIKECSQSQEQELSDLRTAEEMVKFQLRHGNDLLAMDAIRGCDVNLKEQGQLRCQDEFIVWCGRRKYLRHVFLFEDLILFSKTKKIEGGYDFYIYKQSFKTAEIGMTENVGDSGLRFEIWFRRRKSQDTFILQASSADVKAVWTAIIGKILWRQALRNRELRMQEMVSMGIGSKPFMDIKPSDAAISDRAIDYIMKGSESRSRASIAVPSFENATSFKRPHSTISNSSTSSSSSQSSSSLLGSLNLHLYSSPSHPHTHSYLVPSVPSFAQWPYDCIEEDELEQDNGSQPSMITESSETSSQCTSTDSVTGLSTLTIPAHPSIVMDSYNNNNNEPTSFLCSSTPPSSIASPSLFEKEEDLQPQSNKFITASKTSHIAVGLSTVV; from the exons AGATTGTTCCTTTAGGCCGCAAGACTGCCAAGCTCGTAATAAAATGTCTGTCGGTCAGTGGGCAGGCCATCACAGAAGTCCCCATCGCAGAGAGCATGTATGGCAGCGTCTTCACAGCTGAGTTCTTGCAGAATGTGACACGAGACCGAAACCTGCACCCATTACAGAACTGTCTGCTTACCACTGGTACGGCTGTGTACAGGACACCGTGGAAGAACGTGGTCAACCCACTGTTTGTCAGCAGCACAGCGGACGCCATCATGCAAGCACGCTGCAGCAGAGGCGGCTTCCGCGGCCATCTCAGCACCTGCAGCACCAGTGGATCCACGGGTACTCTGGACAGCCACCGCAGCTCCAGAGAGTCCCTGCACTCTCAGGGAGCTGACTCCATCTTCTCTGAGCCCACCtccccaaacacacaccacaTGGACCCCAGCAGTGAGAAACACAGTGTTGGTGCACCGGACACTGCTGCACCTATCATTAAAATCGAAAGACCCACTGAAGAGAGTGGGATAGGGAGTGAGGATAgtggtgggagagagagagggtccAAGATGCTTTCTTTTAGTACGGACCTCAGTAACCCAGGCCCTCGACGCCGCCTCCCAAGGGACTCTGTTTCATTTGAGAGCAGGAGACTTTTCAGAAAATCTTACATGGAGGCCCTGCAGAACCCCATGAGCCTCGGGTCCAGCTCTGAATCCATCCTAGAGGAAAGCCCAGAGCACAGTGCTGGCCTAAGAGAGAGCCCAGTGACACCAGGCAGCAGCCCTGACACCCGGACCTCCTCCAGAGAACACTTATCTTGGAGGTTGGGTAGCCGGAGCTGGCTCAGTGGTGATGACTCCAGGCCCAGCACACCTTTACTTTACTTACAGAGGGGGTTGAGGAGTGCAGAGAGACGGGCAGAAAGACGTTCAAAGTCACTGGAAAGGACTAACAAGGCAGGCCAGGTTAAAGGCTACCGGGAACGATCCTCCTCTGGAGGTTCAGCTAGCACCTCCCCCAAAAAGCTGATGAATGGCTACTCTCTTCGTTTTGGGAAGCTGGATGTGGAAGCGGCTTTTCCTGGTTCTGAGAGGAGAAGCAGCAAAGAGGAGTCAG GACAgtgtgatgacatcatcagcagTGAGAGCAGGCGGCACAGGCATAGTGGAGAAGAGTCACACAGTCCTAAAGCTGCCAATGGGACTGCCATCAGGCCTGCTTCACAATCCGGCTCTTCCTATGAGAGGAACTCAGCTCTCCCCAAACTGGTGTCAGGAGTCAATCAAGAGCTGCTCACATCAGGTGCTGTGATCCTGCCAG GAAACCGAGATCGCAGTGGGAGGGCAGTGCTGCAGGTGTGCACGAGAGATCAGGTGTGGGCAGGTGAGAGTTGCACGGTCAATGACCTCACCTGTTTACTGGGCTACTACTACTCAACGCTGCG GAAAGAAAGGTGTGATCAAGGCTTAACTGTTGTAATAGACAGCAGGAGGCAGCAGCCTGTTCCAGCTCTGTTGTCATCTCTGTCTGAATTGCAG GCGTTAGCACCAAATGCACTTTACACTGTTCTCTTCCTGGTGGACAAGGAGACAACAGCcaaacctgagagagacacCAATGTACAG ACTGAAACACTGTCTTCTCTGAAAGCCCTGCTGAAGCACATCGACCAAACCCAGCTCACACGAGACCTGGAGGGCACCTTCCACTATGACCACAACCACTGGATCAGCTTCAGACAG AAAATTGACCCGTTTGCCAGCAGTTGTAGCGCAGCCATCTCCTCCCTTCAGGAGTCCATCAGCACACTGAGCAACAGCGGCAACCTGAAGACCTCCAAG GAGGTGTCTGAGGTGATGGAACAGCAGAGGCATCTCATGAAGTGTGTACTGGATGACACCCGTCTAAACAGACTGCGTCTAGAAGGAGGAACTGTCCTCGCTCGCATCAGGAAGGAAGAGGCCGGTGACAATGAAAACTACAG AGATGCTGTAGACATGTTGAATGCACTGTACAACCAAGTAGATGAAGAAGTCCATAAGCTTGTGATCCTTTCCAACAAGTCTCAGAAACAGTTAGAGAGCCTGCTGGAGGTGCGCATGTTTGAGGAGCAAACACAACAG ATCAAACTCTGGTTCAGTGTTGAGGGAGAGAAGCAGCTCACACCTTTGGAATTGCAAACTCTGTCTGTGCCCAAAGTTaaggagatgagagagagcTTGGACCAGTTTCTGGAGGAGTCAGTg CATCAGCAGAGGCATGGCCTGCAGTTGGTGAAAAAGTCTCCGGAGTCCCTTCCAGGTTCAGTCTTGCTTGACTTTAAACAACATCTGGGCTCTATCTTAAGCAGTGTGGAGAGGAGGAAGGCCCAGCTAGACATCCTAACCAACCTGTATGATTTCTATGACTCA GCGAACCAGTGGATGGAGCACTGTCAGGATTATTTTTGTCAACTGAGTCTGGACAGTACAGGTGTTGGACATTCGCCATCTGTTGTGCAGATACTGCAGGATTACTACACTGAGGCATCCAAGTTCTCCATGGACAACTTCAGCACCCTCAACGACATGGTGCTCTCCCTGGAGAGTcctcagcagctgcagcagtggaACACAGTGTGGCACAAATGTCAGCAGACCAAACAGCAGTTGGAAGAGACTTTGGCCCGAGCCATGGCAGCAGCCCCGAACCTCACAGCCGTGGATACAACGGATTCGATAAAGACTGCAGGAAGCCAGATTGCCACTACAGAACAGCGTGGAGCGAAAGCATGTGTGCTTTTACCTGTGGCAATCCCACCGTTGACTTTTGAGGACAACAAGCCTCACTCTGCCGGGCCTTTCTCCAAGAGCCCAACCAGTTCAATCTCCTCCTCACACTTCACGTTCTCCCCCGACTGCGACAGCAAACTGAGGCAGAGTCCATCCTTGTTTGACGACACGGACAGCGACTGCACCATCGACTCGACCATCTCCTGCCACTCGGAGCCCGTCTACTCCGGTGCCGCCCGCCTCCGCAAGCAGCCAATGAAGAAGATCATGAAGAAGACCATGAGCTATGAGTTGACCCCGAGGGACAGTGGTCACTCAGACGTCAGCCACATTCACGGCTACACGGGTGTGTACATCAAGGGTTTGGAGGTGGCTAATAACGTGTCTGCAGAGAAGAAGCTGCAGAGACCCGACATGACGAGCCCCGCATTAGGACGCAGCCGCAGCATGTCGACGCCCTCCAGGACTCACAGCAGACACAGTGACGGAGATGGCAAGAAACAGAGCAG TAAAGTGCAGCACATCATGGACGAGATGATCTCCACAGAGAGGGAGTACGTCCGCTCTCTCAGCTACATCATCGAGCACTATTTCCCAGAGATGGAGCGGCTGGATTTGCCCCAGGACCTGCGGGGGAAGCGCGGCATCATTTTCGGCAATGTGGAGAAACTGTGGGACTTCCACAGTCAGTACTTCCTGAAGGAGCTGGAATCATGTGCCCACTCCCCACTGTCCATCAGTAGCTGTTTCCTCAGACAT GAGGATCAGTTTGGAATGTATGCCCTGTACAGCAAGAATAAGCCCCAGTCTGACGCTCTGCTCAGCAGCCATGGGAACGAATTCTTTAAG AATAAGCAGATGGAGCTCGGAGACAAGATGGACTTGGCGTCCTACTTGCTGAAGCCCATCCAGAGAATGAGTAAATATGCACTGTTGCTGAAAGACCTGATTAAGGAGTGCAGTCAGTCCCAGGAGCAGGAGCTAAGCGACCTCCGCACTGCAGAGGAGATGGTCAAGTTTCAGCTTCGCCATGGCAACGACCTGCTGGCTATGGATGCCATTCGGGGCTGTGAT GTGAACCTAAAAGAGCAGGGTCAACTCCGCTGCCAGGATGAGTTCATAGTCTGGTGTGGACGGAGGAAATACCTCCGCCACGTCTTCTTGTTTGAAGACCTCATCCTCTTCAGCAAGACCAAGAAGATAGAAGGAGGATATGACTTTTACATATATAAACAGTCCTTCAAA ACAGCAGAGATAGGTATGACTGAAAATGTTGGCGACAGCGGCCTACGCTTTGAGATTTGGTTCCGTCGGAGGAAGTCACAGGACACGTTTATACTCCAAGCGAGCTCTGCAGACGTCAAGGCTGTGTGGACCGCCATCATAGGGAAGATTCTGTGGAGGCAGGCGCTCAGAAACAGAG AGTTGCGCATGCAGGAGATGGTGTCCATGGGGATTGGAAGCAAGCCTTTCATGGACATCAAGCCAAGTGATGCAGCTATCAGTGACAGAGCTATTGACTATATCATGAAGGGGTCAG AGTCTAGGAGCAGGGCATCTATCGCCGTGCCTTCGTTTGAAAACGCTACTTCGTTCAAGAGACCTCACTCCACCATCTCCAACAGCAGCACCTCTTCTTCCAGCAGCCAGTCGTCCTCCTCCCTGCTGGGCTCGCTTAACCTTCATCTTTACTCCTCACCCTCTCACCCGCACACGCATTCATACCTAGTGCCCAGTGTTCCCTCCTTCGCCCAGTGGCCCTACGACTGCATAGAGGAAGATGAGCTGGAGCAGGACAATGGGAGCCAGCCCTCCATGA TCACTGAGAGCTCAGAGACATCCTCCCAGTGTACCTCCACTGACAGTGTAACAGGGCTGAGTACCCTCACTATACCCGCGCACCCCAGCATTGTCATGGActcctacaacaacaacaacaacgagcCCACGTCTTTCCTGTGCTCCTCCACGCCTCCCTCCTCCATCGCGTCTCCTTCCCTATTTGAGAAAGAGGAGGACCTCCAACCCCAGAGCAACAAGTTCATCACAGCA aGCAAGACCTCTCATATAGCAGTAGGCCTCTCTACTGTGGTCTGA
- the plekhg4b gene encoding pleckstrin homology domain-containing family G member 4B isoform X2: MLSLGKMHSRAKSRSCDNYLSIKDTESLDSCIQSTLSALYRPFSVTAATVLWQLFSVVERQYRGDGLRCLIDFLLPAKRILQIIQQETCVRFRGLLFYHEGWPLCIHEKVVLQLAPLHKVRLKQGDFYLQIVPLGRKTAKLVIKCLSVSGQAITEVPIAESMYGSVFTAEFLQNVTRDRNLHPLQNCLLTTGTAVYRTPWKNVVNPLFVSSTADAIMQARCSRGGFRGHLSTCSTSGSTGTLDSHRSSRESLHSQGADSIFSEPTSPNTHHMDPSSEKHSVGAPDTAAPIIKIERPTEESGIGSEDSGGRERGSKMLSFSTDLSNPGPRRRLPRDSVSFESRRLFRKSYMEALQNPMSLGSSSESILEESPEHSAGLRESPVTPGSSPDTRTSSREHLSWRLGSRSWLSGDDSRPSTPLLYLQRGLRSAERRAERRSKSLERTNKAGQVKGYRERSSSGGSASTSPKKLMNGYSLRFGKLDVEAAFPGSERRSSKEESGQCDDIISSESRRHRHSGEESHSPKAANGTAIRPASQSGSSYERNSALPKLVSGVNQELLTSGAVILPGNRDRSGRAVLQVCTRDQVWAGESCTVNDLTCLLGYYYSTLRKERCDQGLTVVIDSRRQQPVPALLSSLSELQALAPNALYTVLFLVDKETTAKPERDTNVQTETLSSLKALLKHIDQTQLTRDLEGTFHYDHNHWISFRQKIDPFASSCSAAISSLQESISTLSNSGNLKTSKEVSEVMEQQRHLMKCVLDDTRLNRLRLEGGTVLARIRKEEAGDNENYRDAVDMLNALYNQVDEEVHKLVILSNKSQKQLESLLEVRMFEEQTQQIKLWFSVEGEKQLTPLELQTLSVPKVKEMRESLDQFLEESVHQQRHGLQLVKKSPESLPGSVLLDFKQHLGSILSSVERRKAQLDILTNLYDFYDSANQWMEHCQDYFCQLSLDSTGVGHSPSVVQILQDYYTEASKFSMDNFSTLNDMVLSLESPQQLQQWNTVWHKCQQTKQQLEETLARAMAAAPNLTAVDTTDSIKTAGSQIATTEQRGAKACVLLPVAIPPLTFEDNKPHSAGPFSKSPTSSISSSHFTFSPDCDSKLRQSPSLFDDTDSDCTIDSTISCHSEPVYSGAARLRKQPMKKIMKKTMSYELTPRDSGHSDVSHIHGYTGVYIKGLEVANNVSAEKKLQRPDMTSPALGRSRSMSTPSRTHSRHSDGDGKKQSSKVQHIMDEMISTEREYVRSLSYIIEHYFPEMERLDLPQDLRGKRGIIFGNVEKLWDFHSQYFLKELESCAHSPLSISSCFLRHEDQFGMYALYSKNKPQSDALLSSHGNEFFKNKQMELGDKMDLASYLLKPIQRMSKYALLLKDLIKECSQSQEQELSDLRTAEEMVKFQLRHGNDLLAMDAIRGCDVNLKEQGQLRCQDEFIVWCGRRKYLRHVFLFEDLILFSKTKKIEGGYDFYIYKQSFKTAEIGMTENVGDSGLRFEIWFRRRKSQDTFILQASSADVKAVWTAIIGKILWRQALRNRELRMQEMVSMGIGSKPFMDIKPSDAAISDRAIDYIMKGSESRSRASIAVPSFENATSFKRPHSTISNSSTSSSSSQSSSSLLGSLNLHLYSSPSHPHTHSYLVPSVPSFAQWPYDCIEEDELEQDNGSQPSMITESSETSSQCTSTDSVTGLSTLTIPAHPSIVMDSYNNNNNEPTSFLCSSTPPSSIASPSLFEKEEDLQPQSNKFITAL; this comes from the exons AGATTGTTCCTTTAGGCCGCAAGACTGCCAAGCTCGTAATAAAATGTCTGTCGGTCAGTGGGCAGGCCATCACAGAAGTCCCCATCGCAGAGAGCATGTATGGCAGCGTCTTCACAGCTGAGTTCTTGCAGAATGTGACACGAGACCGAAACCTGCACCCATTACAGAACTGTCTGCTTACCACTGGTACGGCTGTGTACAGGACACCGTGGAAGAACGTGGTCAACCCACTGTTTGTCAGCAGCACAGCGGACGCCATCATGCAAGCACGCTGCAGCAGAGGCGGCTTCCGCGGCCATCTCAGCACCTGCAGCACCAGTGGATCCACGGGTACTCTGGACAGCCACCGCAGCTCCAGAGAGTCCCTGCACTCTCAGGGAGCTGACTCCATCTTCTCTGAGCCCACCtccccaaacacacaccacaTGGACCCCAGCAGTGAGAAACACAGTGTTGGTGCACCGGACACTGCTGCACCTATCATTAAAATCGAAAGACCCACTGAAGAGAGTGGGATAGGGAGTGAGGATAgtggtgggagagagagagggtccAAGATGCTTTCTTTTAGTACGGACCTCAGTAACCCAGGCCCTCGACGCCGCCTCCCAAGGGACTCTGTTTCATTTGAGAGCAGGAGACTTTTCAGAAAATCTTACATGGAGGCCCTGCAGAACCCCATGAGCCTCGGGTCCAGCTCTGAATCCATCCTAGAGGAAAGCCCAGAGCACAGTGCTGGCCTAAGAGAGAGCCCAGTGACACCAGGCAGCAGCCCTGACACCCGGACCTCCTCCAGAGAACACTTATCTTGGAGGTTGGGTAGCCGGAGCTGGCTCAGTGGTGATGACTCCAGGCCCAGCACACCTTTACTTTACTTACAGAGGGGGTTGAGGAGTGCAGAGAGACGGGCAGAAAGACGTTCAAAGTCACTGGAAAGGACTAACAAGGCAGGCCAGGTTAAAGGCTACCGGGAACGATCCTCCTCTGGAGGTTCAGCTAGCACCTCCCCCAAAAAGCTGATGAATGGCTACTCTCTTCGTTTTGGGAAGCTGGATGTGGAAGCGGCTTTTCCTGGTTCTGAGAGGAGAAGCAGCAAAGAGGAGTCAG GACAgtgtgatgacatcatcagcagTGAGAGCAGGCGGCACAGGCATAGTGGAGAAGAGTCACACAGTCCTAAAGCTGCCAATGGGACTGCCATCAGGCCTGCTTCACAATCCGGCTCTTCCTATGAGAGGAACTCAGCTCTCCCCAAACTGGTGTCAGGAGTCAATCAAGAGCTGCTCACATCAGGTGCTGTGATCCTGCCAG GAAACCGAGATCGCAGTGGGAGGGCAGTGCTGCAGGTGTGCACGAGAGATCAGGTGTGGGCAGGTGAGAGTTGCACGGTCAATGACCTCACCTGTTTACTGGGCTACTACTACTCAACGCTGCG GAAAGAAAGGTGTGATCAAGGCTTAACTGTTGTAATAGACAGCAGGAGGCAGCAGCCTGTTCCAGCTCTGTTGTCATCTCTGTCTGAATTGCAG GCGTTAGCACCAAATGCACTTTACACTGTTCTCTTCCTGGTGGACAAGGAGACAACAGCcaaacctgagagagacacCAATGTACAG ACTGAAACACTGTCTTCTCTGAAAGCCCTGCTGAAGCACATCGACCAAACCCAGCTCACACGAGACCTGGAGGGCACCTTCCACTATGACCACAACCACTGGATCAGCTTCAGACAG AAAATTGACCCGTTTGCCAGCAGTTGTAGCGCAGCCATCTCCTCCCTTCAGGAGTCCATCAGCACACTGAGCAACAGCGGCAACCTGAAGACCTCCAAG GAGGTGTCTGAGGTGATGGAACAGCAGAGGCATCTCATGAAGTGTGTACTGGATGACACCCGTCTAAACAGACTGCGTCTAGAAGGAGGAACTGTCCTCGCTCGCATCAGGAAGGAAGAGGCCGGTGACAATGAAAACTACAG AGATGCTGTAGACATGTTGAATGCACTGTACAACCAAGTAGATGAAGAAGTCCATAAGCTTGTGATCCTTTCCAACAAGTCTCAGAAACAGTTAGAGAGCCTGCTGGAGGTGCGCATGTTTGAGGAGCAAACACAACAG ATCAAACTCTGGTTCAGTGTTGAGGGAGAGAAGCAGCTCACACCTTTGGAATTGCAAACTCTGTCTGTGCCCAAAGTTaaggagatgagagagagcTTGGACCAGTTTCTGGAGGAGTCAGTg CATCAGCAGAGGCATGGCCTGCAGTTGGTGAAAAAGTCTCCGGAGTCCCTTCCAGGTTCAGTCTTGCTTGACTTTAAACAACATCTGGGCTCTATCTTAAGCAGTGTGGAGAGGAGGAAGGCCCAGCTAGACATCCTAACCAACCTGTATGATTTCTATGACTCA GCGAACCAGTGGATGGAGCACTGTCAGGATTATTTTTGTCAACTGAGTCTGGACAGTACAGGTGTTGGACATTCGCCATCTGTTGTGCAGATACTGCAGGATTACTACACTGAGGCATCCAAGTTCTCCATGGACAACTTCAGCACCCTCAACGACATGGTGCTCTCCCTGGAGAGTcctcagcagctgcagcagtggaACACAGTGTGGCACAAATGTCAGCAGACCAAACAGCAGTTGGAAGAGACTTTGGCCCGAGCCATGGCAGCAGCCCCGAACCTCACAGCCGTGGATACAACGGATTCGATAAAGACTGCAGGAAGCCAGATTGCCACTACAGAACAGCGTGGAGCGAAAGCATGTGTGCTTTTACCTGTGGCAATCCCACCGTTGACTTTTGAGGACAACAAGCCTCACTCTGCCGGGCCTTTCTCCAAGAGCCCAACCAGTTCAATCTCCTCCTCACACTTCACGTTCTCCCCCGACTGCGACAGCAAACTGAGGCAGAGTCCATCCTTGTTTGACGACACGGACAGCGACTGCACCATCGACTCGACCATCTCCTGCCACTCGGAGCCCGTCTACTCCGGTGCCGCCCGCCTCCGCAAGCAGCCAATGAAGAAGATCATGAAGAAGACCATGAGCTATGAGTTGACCCCGAGGGACAGTGGTCACTCAGACGTCAGCCACATTCACGGCTACACGGGTGTGTACATCAAGGGTTTGGAGGTGGCTAATAACGTGTCTGCAGAGAAGAAGCTGCAGAGACCCGACATGACGAGCCCCGCATTAGGACGCAGCCGCAGCATGTCGACGCCCTCCAGGACTCACAGCAGACACAGTGACGGAGATGGCAAGAAACAGAGCAG TAAAGTGCAGCACATCATGGACGAGATGATCTCCACAGAGAGGGAGTACGTCCGCTCTCTCAGCTACATCATCGAGCACTATTTCCCAGAGATGGAGCGGCTGGATTTGCCCCAGGACCTGCGGGGGAAGCGCGGCATCATTTTCGGCAATGTGGAGAAACTGTGGGACTTCCACAGTCAGTACTTCCTGAAGGAGCTGGAATCATGTGCCCACTCCCCACTGTCCATCAGTAGCTGTTTCCTCAGACAT GAGGATCAGTTTGGAATGTATGCCCTGTACAGCAAGAATAAGCCCCAGTCTGACGCTCTGCTCAGCAGCCATGGGAACGAATTCTTTAAG AATAAGCAGATGGAGCTCGGAGACAAGATGGACTTGGCGTCCTACTTGCTGAAGCCCATCCAGAGAATGAGTAAATATGCACTGTTGCTGAAAGACCTGATTAAGGAGTGCAGTCAGTCCCAGGAGCAGGAGCTAAGCGACCTCCGCACTGCAGAGGAGATGGTCAAGTTTCAGCTTCGCCATGGCAACGACCTGCTGGCTATGGATGCCATTCGGGGCTGTGAT GTGAACCTAAAAGAGCAGGGTCAACTCCGCTGCCAGGATGAGTTCATAGTCTGGTGTGGACGGAGGAAATACCTCCGCCACGTCTTCTTGTTTGAAGACCTCATCCTCTTCAGCAAGACCAAGAAGATAGAAGGAGGATATGACTTTTACATATATAAACAGTCCTTCAAA ACAGCAGAGATAGGTATGACTGAAAATGTTGGCGACAGCGGCCTACGCTTTGAGATTTGGTTCCGTCGGAGGAAGTCACAGGACACGTTTATACTCCAAGCGAGCTCTGCAGACGTCAAGGCTGTGTGGACCGCCATCATAGGGAAGATTCTGTGGAGGCAGGCGCTCAGAAACAGAG AGTTGCGCATGCAGGAGATGGTGTCCATGGGGATTGGAAGCAAGCCTTTCATGGACATCAAGCCAAGTGATGCAGCTATCAGTGACAGAGCTATTGACTATATCATGAAGGGGTCAG AGTCTAGGAGCAGGGCATCTATCGCCGTGCCTTCGTTTGAAAACGCTACTTCGTTCAAGAGACCTCACTCCACCATCTCCAACAGCAGCACCTCTTCTTCCAGCAGCCAGTCGTCCTCCTCCCTGCTGGGCTCGCTTAACCTTCATCTTTACTCCTCACCCTCTCACCCGCACACGCATTCATACCTAGTGCCCAGTGTTCCCTCCTTCGCCCAGTGGCCCTACGACTGCATAGAGGAAGATGAGCTGGAGCAGGACAATGGGAGCCAGCCCTCCATGA TCACTGAGAGCTCAGAGACATCCTCCCAGTGTACCTCCACTGACAGTGTAACAGGGCTGAGTACCCTCACTATACCCGCGCACCCCAGCATTGTCATGGActcctacaacaacaacaacaacgagcCCACGTCTTTCCTGTGCTCCTCCACGCCTCCCTCCTCCATCGCGTCTCCTTCCCTATTTGAGAAAGAGGAGGACCTCCAACCCCAGAGCAACAAGTTCATCACAGCA CTGTGA